The DNA window CGATCAGCATCATAGGCACGTGAGGCTGATTCAGGATTATCATTATACTTGGAAGAGAGTGCCCCCATAGCATCGAACATCATGGAGCCTTCCCAGCCCAACTCTTCACCGCCTCCGGCAAAAACCAAGTCTTGCTTGCCAAGTTGGATCTGCTCCATCGCATTGCCAATACAATGGGCGCTGGTAGAGCAGGCCGAACTAATGGAGTAATTTACGCCCTTGATTTTAAAGGCTGTGGCCAGAGTGGCTGAAGTAGTGCTACCCATGGTTTTAGTTACCATGTAGGGGCCAATGCGACGAACACCCTTACTACGCAGGATATCGGCGGCTGCAACAATATTGGCGTGAGAAGCACCACCAGAACCCATGATCAAGCCCGTACGCGGATTTGAAACCTGCTCTTCAGACAACCCAGCATCTTCGATAGCCTGCCGCATAGCAATGTAGTTATACGCAGCAGCATCCCCCATAAAGCGTAGTATTTTACGATCAATTAAAGCTTTCGTGTCACAATTCAATGAACCATGAACATGAGAACGAAAACCCAGATCAGCATATTCCTGGCAAAATTCAATACCAGAACGCCCCGCTTTCAGCGACTCTGTCACCTCTTGTTTATTATTGCCAATACTAGAAACAACACCTAAACCGGTAATTACTACGCGCTTCACTAGGAATTCCTCTTAAATTTAGACTTTTTATTCTGTAGACGTAAACAGACCTACACGAAGATCTTTTGCAGTATAAATCACACTTCCATCCACTTCCATTTCAGCATCAGCGACGCCCATAACCAATCTGCGCATAATTACACGCTTTATGTTAATTTTATAGGTCACTAATTTATTCTCGGGTTTCACCTGCCCAGTAAATTTCACTTCACCCGAACCCAAAGCGCGCCCACGTCCAAGACCCCCTTTCCAACCGAGGTAGAAACCGACCAGCTGCCACATTGCATCCAATCCTAAACATCCTGGCATGACAGGATCTCCGGGAAAATGACAATCAAAAAACCATAAGTCTGGCTTTATATCGAGCTCTGCTATCAACTCACCTTTACCATGCTCACCGCCACTTTCCGAGACCTTAATAATGCGATCAAGCATCAACATAGGAGGCGCAGGCAATAGTGCGTTGCCAGGACCAAAAATCTCACCTCGTCCACATTGCAATAATTCTTCGTATGTATAACTTTCTTGTTTTTCCATTGTCTTATGTCAATTAATTAAGAGGAAAATGTAGAATTTAATAATTTCACACATCATAATAATTTTAGCGCCGAAGTCTATCATACTCACTTTAAACTTGCCGAACACCATGGAACCTATTATTTTGCCTTTAATAGCCTACAAAACACAATGGATACTTTACCTGCTACTTGTTATTTTTTGCTCGCAGAATACAGCCTATGCAAACTCCATTGACCTACCCGATATTGGATTGAGTGCAAATAATATCATGACACCCCAGGAAGAACGTAAAATCGGGGAGTCATTTATGCGCCATTTACGCCGTTCAATCAAAATAATTGATGATCCAGAAATCAGCGAATATATTAACATGCTCGGTTATCAGTTGGTTGCAAACAGTGATTCTCCCACAGAAAAATATACGTTCTTCATCATCGAAGATCCCAGCATTAATGCCTTTGCCGCCCCTGGCGGTTACATAGGAATCAATTCAGGATTATTATTAGCCACACAATCTGAAAGTGAGCTTGCCGCAGTACTCGCGCATGAAATTGCTCACATCACGCAGCGTCACCTAATACGATCTTTGGAAAAAAGAGGCCAAATGAACCTTGCTACTGTCGCTGCCATTATTGCAGCGATTGCGCTTAGCAGCCAGGATGGCCAAGCAAGCCAAGCCGTATTAATGTCCACCATCGCGGGCCAGGCACAAGCACAGATAAATTTTACTCGAGTGCATGAAAAAGAGGCCGACCGTGTCGGGATGCCTCTATTGGCACGCGCGGGATTTGATCCACGCAGTATGCCTCTATTTTTTGAACGACTGCATCAAGCCAGCCGTTATTACGAAAACAGTGCGCCAGCATTCCTGCAGACACACCCAGTCACACTTGATCGTATTACAGATTCACGTAACCGCGCAGTGCAATACCCTAAAATAACTAAAAACAAGAGCCACATGTACGCTACGATGCGCAACAAACTCTATATCGTGACTCATGCTGACCCCAAACAAGCAATCGACTACTTCCAGGCAGCGCTAAAAGAGAAACCAACAGATGAAAATCACTATGGGTACGCCCTGGCACTACGGTCTAATGGTCAATACACTGATTCGCGTGCCGAACTCAAAAAATTAATAGAAAAAGAGCCGCATCGCATCAGTTACCTCATAGCACTTGCACAGACCGAGAATATAGAAAAGAAAACCAACAAAGCACTTCAAATATACAAAACAGCTCTTGATTTTTCTCCTCACAACCACCCTCTGACTATTTATTATAGCAAGGTGCTACTGCAATCAGGCCAAAGTAAACAAGCACGCAAAATTTTATACGAACACGCAAAACGACACCCCAACGACCCTCTCATTTATAAATTACTTGCACGCGCTGAAAGCGAAACTGGACTTTTAACAGAGGCTCACCAATCACTCGCAACTTTTTTTCACCTGAGTGGAGAGACCCTAGAATCAATCAGACACCTTGAAATCGCATTCAAACTCACCTCAACAGCTGATATCTATCAACGCCTTCGTATCGAAAACCGCTTGAAAGAGTTGAAAAAAGAGGTGAAAATCGAAAAAGAACACAAAGAGCATTAATAAATGCGATAAAATACGACTTAATTGATTACCAAGTTCAGGAAACAAGCTACCCTCATGCAAGATTACAAAAAAGAGTTCATTGATTTTGCGATTAGCACAAAAGTGCTCTGTTTTGGTCAATTTGAACTCAAGTCTGGCCGTATCAGCCCTTACTTTTTCAACAGTGGCCTGTTCGACAGCGGAGCAGCCATCGCACGTTTAGGTCGTTACTATGCTGCTGCTATTGAAGATTCAA is part of the Gammaproteobacteria bacterium genome and encodes:
- the fabB gene encoding beta-ketoacyl-ACP synthase I, encoding MKRVVITGLGVVSSIGNNKQEVTESLKAGRSGIEFCQEYADLGFRSHVHGSLNCDTKALIDRKILRFMGDAAAYNYIAMRQAIEDAGLSEEQVSNPRTGLIMGSGGASHANIVAAADILRSKGVRRIGPYMVTKTMGSTTSATLATAFKIKGVNYSISSACSTSAHCIGNAMEQIQLGKQDLVFAGGGEELGWEGSMMFDAMGALSSKYNDNPESASRAYDADRDGFVISGGGGTLVVEELEHAKRRGAKIYAELVGYGATSDGYDMVQPSGEGAVRCMAQALATVDGSIDYINAHGTSTPAGDIRELEAIKAQFGDKTPAVSSTKSLTGHSLGAAGVNEAIYSLLMMENNFIAASANIKNLDEGAAGINVVRVRINNANLNTVLSNSFGFGGTNASLVFQRYKD
- the fabA gene encoding 3-hydroxyacyl-[acyl-carrier-protein] dehydratase FabA translates to MEKQESYTYEELLQCGRGEIFGPGNALLPAPPMLMLDRIIKVSESGGEHGKGELIAELDIKPDLWFFDCHFPGDPVMPGCLGLDAMWQLVGFYLGWKGGLGRGRALGSGEVKFTGQVKPENKLVTYKINIKRVIMRRLVMGVADAEMEVDGSVIYTAKDLRVGLFTSTE
- a CDS encoding M48 family metalloprotease, with protein sequence MEPIILPLIAYKTQWILYLLLVIFCSQNTAYANSIDLPDIGLSANNIMTPQEERKIGESFMRHLRRSIKIIDDPEISEYINMLGYQLVANSDSPTEKYTFFIIEDPSINAFAAPGGYIGINSGLLLATQSESELAAVLAHEIAHITQRHLIRSLEKRGQMNLATVAAIIAAIALSSQDGQASQAVLMSTIAGQAQAQINFTRVHEKEADRVGMPLLARAGFDPRSMPLFFERLHQASRYYENSAPAFLQTHPVTLDRITDSRNRAVQYPKITKNKSHMYATMRNKLYIVTHADPKQAIDYFQAALKEKPTDENHYGYALALRSNGQYTDSRAELKKLIEKEPHRISYLIALAQTENIEKKTNKALQIYKTALDFSPHNHPLTIYYSKVLLQSGQSKQARKILYEHAKRHPNDPLIYKLLARAESETGLLTEAHQSLATFFHLSGETLESIRHLEIAFKLTSTADIYQRLRIENRLKELKKEVKIEKEHKEH